The following DNA comes from Vigna radiata var. radiata cultivar VC1973A chromosome 4, Vradiata_ver6, whole genome shotgun sequence.
atgaaaacatgatttgtAATAGTAATGTTTTCCCCTTCAAGTTTTACTTGTTATTTTTCTGCTTAACTCCTTCATTTTAACTCTATAAACAATCTTTATTGTATGTCACTTTGTCACGATGGATTTTAACATTACATGCTGGTCTATTTCATGTTTTGTTGAAGAGCTCAAACAAACCAAGTTCAACAGTTATTCCTGAAGGTAGTTGGACTTGTGAAAAGTGCGGTAACCTCAACTATCCCTTTCGAAATGTATGCAACCGCAAAGACTGTAGAACTGATAAAAATGTTTCTGTTTAGTGTCATCATGTAAATAGAGATTTCAGTGCACTTGTCTCCTTTTGTAAAGAATAGTTACTTTTGAATGAAGGGAGGATTTCCGTACAGATAATTTTTCCTTGATTATTGATTacaattctttttctattcatttAATATGACAGTTTATTATATTGAAAGGATACCAGAAGTGGTAGCATATGATGGCATGAAAATAATATCAGGGTTCTAAAAATTTGGTCTTTAATTGAATTCAGTAACGTTTTCTGGTCTTTTAcagaatttggttttggttAGAAACTTATGTTATAATCTTGTAGTAATTTGTTTGCAATGATACTTTGTTTTATTACTTTCTAAAGCCAGATTATGAATTCTTTAAACAAAAGTTATCTGTTGAATTGGAAAATTAACAGATAATTGTCAATATCTTAACATCATCTTATACTTTTTTCTTATAGTAATTTATTTGTGTATTGATAATTTCGGTTCACTCCTAttaatttgtttagaaaaaGATTTTCTGAGTATCTGAAATTATTATTTCCCTCCTAAACTTACCATACTATTATTACTTGACTCCATAATTAGAGTAaaaggataaagaaaaaaaaaggttaatttaagaatttaaagaaaattctaaAACATTTGAAGAATTCGTCTGACTTTTTATTAGTGTTGTGGTTGCATTCCATCCTCATAGGATCCGTGAATAAATCACATATGCACGTTTCATAACAATTCTCAATGTCATTTTCAACAATCTTTTTAGCATTTTAAGATTGATTTTAACAttataagaaaacttttaaataatgattattgactaaaatatgtttaaaaaccaatttaaagactagttttataattaaagacCAATTATTTTGGtagtcaaaattttaataacaaaaaaacaattcataataaaaattattttaattatcaatttaaaaattaatcataattttttaaaactatttaattatcaataactaatttttaatttataaattgatcattataataattaaattattttttatcattaaaatggattattattcaaaataatttcttGTAGGATAAGACTTCATAAGTGTAAGATAAAATGTCTTCAAACTTAGcccaaaatttcattttcaataatctaaaattttaaatttgatagaagaaatataaaacTGAAATTTTAACCAACACATAGAAAAATTGGTCtaagactttttattttttaattttttttttcccgctttttctttttcaccttccctctttcatcttttctgACCTTTCGTACATTTGTGTTTCTTACTTAATCTCTTCTTCTCTTAGCATTGGTGCCCTAGAAAATCAACTTTCCCAGAAACTTCAGTGCTTCTTGCCTTCGATAGTGTGTCTTCTTCCTTCCGGTGTGCCGTGCGTCTTCCAGGACTACGGTTGCCTTTTCGTTCCACCGATTCGGTATCCGTAGTCTTTGCTCAAGGATCCAACACCAGAGGTTTGGTGTCTCTTCGGTTACTCTATTCTTCCTTCTCTCTCATTACTTCCGCAAGTATGTGAAAATGcgtatacaaattttaaaatcagtgtggttattaggttaaaaaattgtattttatttcagGTTTTTGGAATTGATCCTTAAACTGCTATACGTGGTTCGGATGATTAAACCTTGAACTGCTATattctgttttttgttttagaaaaattattcatgAATTGCAGAAAACCTTGAACTGAAAGGCATGAATTCCGCATATGGTTTTGGCAATTGATGACCCAAAACATGAGAAATCGcacattattattttctagtTACGGAAACTCATTAATAGGGTTATAACGCCTAAATTGAATGAAATCTGAAATTTTAAATGGGTGTAACTACTGGATATTGGGTGAAGCAATGGGAAGGTAATGAATAGAGACACTTTCTTAGTTTTGTGTAGTTTGTATTtaggtgattttattttataggtaCGTTGGAATGGTGTGGAAATTGAAATAGGGGATGGGCAAAGAGAGCAGCGCAACACGTCAAGAACGACGTCAGCACCCGCAACAAAGGTTAGAGGTTGATCTTAATTATCAAATGAAGTACATACCCGAGCCACCTTCGTATGAAGGAGGTACTTACTCGACTCCACCATCACCATCAGTTATGGATGAGCACAGTCCTAGGCCTACTAAATTTGTGCCATCTATTCCATCATGTGAGACATCGACATCACGAGGCTCAAAACGAAAAGCACCAATGGTTGATTTGATGGACTCCCAATTTCAGAAGCTCATTACAAAACTAGACGAGGTCATGGATGTTATGAGATCAGCTAACTCTCATCTTGAAAAACTATCATCCATAATGGAACAAAAAGTGATTGCCATGAAGAAGCAAAATTATATTATGCGTCGCACGACAACTTTCCAATACTTAGAAAGTGACATATGGGAGATGCTAGCTGGCATGAACATACAAGAAGAAACTATTATGGAACAATATTATGATTTTCTCTGCAGAAATCCTGTCTATACCAAACGGCTAATGGGTTTGCCTCCAAATCGTCGTTTGAGTAAGCTGATTAAGATGACGATGGGGAGTGTTTGACCCTTTTGTTTGTAATCCATTACTATATTTGCTTTATTCGTGTATGAAACACTTTTATCGTGTACTATGTTGATGACTTTAATTACACCATATTTGCATCgtctttttcatatttaatttcacCTTTCATTTCAATATATTAGAGTacaaatttttaagttattattaagTATGAATATTTCAAATAACAACTTATTCATAGtggtataactttttttattcactcCTATCCCATACAAGATGTATTATGAGGATATCAGTATATTATGGTTGAAATAGATTGCAAAACTTATATGAatgaataatttcattttgattgaTCATCAATTCTATTGCATCATAATGTACATCTTCTATATAATGAGATATTTGAATTTgctttattaattatatgataaaagttctttaatttgttttatttttaatattgaaaattaaaatatttaattttttataccaaatatattgtattctttatttaattcaattaatattttttaaaaaatttattcataattttttttttaaataattgtaactcATTTACTATAACAATGATGAAGATAAAGATTTAGATCTTCATATTTGTACAATAAATAAGTCAGGGTGGTTTCAACTTCTCATGTTTTCTATGAAGTTTTTTTCAATCCAAGATAGATATATAAATACCCCTTTATAGACTTTACTTCCTTTGTCTGTTTTTTCATTGCTCAAATCTGAACCTTAGCCTTTAGAATTAAGACTTTCAATTTTGCCATTTTTAGAAAAGATGTCCCTTGCTATGTGAGTGGCAAATAAGTTGGTGAAGTGTAATATTCTTTTATGAAACTTTTCACCATTGATTCTTCAACGTAGAATCAAAACATGAATGCAGATAGATTAATATCATAATCTGCATCATTTAAACAAGTTATATTCTGCTTTAAGTATGGTGGAAAGCTATTCCAAGCCAAGAATCACACAATAATAAAcaaacaattcataatatacTATTAGCTTTGAAGTTTACAGAGAAAGTCATACTTTGCTTTCACAACAAAGTTAAGAGATACCATTAACCCACACCACCGTTTTTTAAGTTAATCTTTGTTTACAGCTTTTTTCTTAATTctcaacaacaataacaattatGGCGATGAGCTTCATGACAGGAAAAGGttcttcattcattttttccctttcatatatacatatatatatatatatatatatatatatatatatatatatagtaatacTCGTCATACACTGATAAATGCTGCATTTTGATTTTGCATCTCAGGTCTATCAACCACCCAGTTGTTGAACTTGGTGGTGAATACACTGTATGATAAATTTGTTGAGAAGGATATCAAAGGATTTGATGGATTCAATGTTGGTATTCTTGATACCTTCAAGTAAGCAGTTTATTTCCAATGACAATGCTATCTTCTATCATAGTTTGTTTCCTTGGAATGATAATCAAGATgatgaaaaatagtttttacaTAAACATTTatagacagaaaaaaaaaaaaaacaccatttGAGCAACTTTTTCCATGAATGAGaatagttaatatattaaattaatttttttgggcaaaattaaaactatttagcttaatttaaaattaaatttgcacGAGCTATTTTTAgctaatattgtttttattctaaGTGTTTAGAAAGAAATGTATTTTGGAAGGGATATAGAAGTTATCATCTCCATAATGTCTTATATCTATAATTGGGAAATTATTTTGAAggataatgttattttaacaactcttctttaataactttttgacaatatcatacgtgttattattttattggtttgtttgaatttattctaaaataatatttgaaacggatcaatTACAAACTGACACGTATgtattatcaaaaagttataaaaaaaaaaaaagttcttaaagagatttttttttctattttcaattgATCTTTTCATTGAGAAACATATACAAAGGTGACTGAAATTTCAGGacgaaaaatgaaaatataatacaaattctTCAATGCATCACATTTGTTCTGCATTCTGTGGAAAGTAAAGGTTGTTGATATTAATTATCTCATATTTTGGTAATAAATTTAATGCAGCACTATCAACATGGCCTTACCCGGCAAGCATTTTGTGGCACCTTCATATAAGGATGTAAAGGTTGGTTATTTCCTTTGCATGCACGTCTTTATATTCTAAGCCAAGACATATAGTTTAACTTTGCTCTCATTGACCTATAATATAAACTTATCTCAAGACAAAATCAAAATCTCTAACTTTTTGAACATGGTGGAGTTCATATATTAGTTTAGTCCGGATAGATATTTAATACTAGTTACAAATATTGAAAAGAGCTCTAATGGGGTGTTGTTTCGATGCTCCGTTTTGGATTTCTTTAACGTGAATCTACTAAAAATgttatatgtaataattttaaatgatgtggtacatagtatttttattatcacCATTGTTCCAACACTCTAAAACGCATTGCCATCCACTTTTGCTACCCTCTTTTGTCATTGGTGGCttcttcttaattattattcaaCCATTAACACCAAAcgaattttaaatatgattattgtttgaattttaaatgcgcgtctaagttttatattagataaaaataaaaagtaaaacaccATATAAGATTAAAAATCTATTAACGTATTATCTTAAGGTTTTTAATAGAATAATGTATCAATCTTTTATGTTATTGAGTTTAagtttatgttatatttttaattttttttttaaattcatctcAATCAATGAGACAACTTACTAAGAACTCTAAGAATACTCTCAAACACTTTTGTCAAAAGTTTCCACCGAAAATTGGAATTTGCGTCACCCAAGTTTAAACTATACATATAGAGATAGAAAACTAAACCTTTATATATTACATCTTCCAATTAAGTATAACATGAAATGGAAAATATACGTCTTGAAATCATGATTGTTGACTTGATTTGTTAATTAATGAACACatttacatttgaaaaataaGGTGTTATCTTTTGTTCTATCAAGATTTGATATGTTATTATAATGGTTTAAGcaataataaatcaaatatttaatataaaagaacatTATGGGGACAATGTATGTAACTTTGAATTTAGATATAGAATGCATAATTAAATAGTtgcataataatttataattcattattgTATTAGATTAGGCCTTTTCACAATGGTTTTACAAACCAATATATGCCATGGTGGTAGATTACAAAATCTTTTACATTGGTTACTAGCTAtcaaaaccaatataaaaagtatCTTCAAAACTGTAATGTTTCTCTTCCTTTAAGCATCTACCagtctctatttttgaaaactatgtttgaaaaacaaaataaatagaagTTGATATTCATTGAAttgaatgtaataaaaaaaatttaacgtcgACAGCAGGGT
Coding sequences within:
- the LOC106758911 gene encoding uncharacterized protein LOC106758911, whose product is MGKESSATRQERRQHPQQRLEVDLNYQMKYIPEPPSYEGGTYSTPPSPSVMDEHSPRPTKFVPSIPSCETSTSRGSKRKAPMVDLMDSQFQKLITKLDEVMDVMRSANSHLEKLSSIMEQKVIAMKKQNYIMRRTTTFQYLESDIWEMLAGMNIQEETIMEQYYDFLCRNPVYTKRLMGLPPNRRLSKLIKMTMGSV